A genomic window from Candidatus Andeanibacterium colombiense includes:
- a CDS encoding alkaline phosphatase D family protein, with protein MSGQKDGGMPTAPQAPGAPHLPVSRRTTLAGLAGSAALAVLPWRAPAYGAEAGPVFRHGVASGDPDAHGVVLWTRVTATGEQVDVAWELSRDPQFRSILRCGTVATGPERDYTVKLLADGLEPGETLYYRFRLGEAVSPTGRARTLPVGRTEKLGIALASCSNYPFGFFNSYDAIARDPGVDFVLHIGDYIYEYGADGWGTEIGSQIGRLHEPANEIVSLSDYRTRHAQYKTDGGSQAMHAAHTLLACWDDHESANNPWTGGAQHHQPETEGDWTVRRANSIRAYFEYMPVREPEWLSVKGRSRMQFWRSYSFGDLATLCTLETRHTARARQVDYADFVTSDRKEVTRLVDDAVGAPGRALISPELESDLSASLKASVAAGQPWRLIGNQIVIARIRVPDVSELGLPAGPDEHGSSLAWQGKWNLPSMPDAWDGYAWARERFYALSRDAGAGDLIFLSGDSHAFWANQLADGSGRPAGVELGTAGISSPGNLLGYGAEAASRISGALAEHNPEVLWTDGTHQGYVRLELTRERGTASFIVIDTALKPDYRPSILQRFAVEKRNGIVTLA; from the coding sequence ATGTCAGGACAGAAAGACGGCGGTATGCCGACCGCCCCGCAAGCCCCTGGCGCCCCGCACCTCCCGGTTTCCCGCCGCACCACCCTGGCCGGCCTCGCAGGTTCGGCGGCGCTGGCGGTGCTGCCGTGGCGCGCGCCCGCCTATGGTGCCGAGGCCGGGCCGGTGTTCCGCCACGGGGTCGCGAGCGGCGATCCCGACGCGCATGGCGTGGTGCTGTGGACACGCGTCACCGCGACCGGCGAGCAGGTGGACGTCGCGTGGGAGCTGTCGCGCGATCCGCAGTTCCGCTCGATCCTCCGCTGCGGCACCGTCGCCACCGGCCCGGAGCGCGACTATACGGTGAAGCTGCTGGCGGACGGGCTCGAACCCGGCGAAACCTTGTACTACCGCTTCCGCCTCGGCGAAGCGGTCTCGCCCACCGGCCGCGCACGGACATTGCCGGTCGGCCGCACCGAGAAGCTCGGCATCGCGCTCGCTTCCTGCTCCAACTATCCGTTCGGCTTCTTCAATTCATACGATGCGATCGCGCGCGACCCGGGCGTAGATTTCGTGCTCCACATCGGCGACTATATCTACGAATATGGCGCCGACGGTTGGGGCACCGAAATCGGCTCGCAAATCGGCCGGCTGCACGAGCCGGCGAACGAGATCGTCAGCCTCTCCGACTACCGGACCCGCCACGCGCAATACAAGACCGACGGCGGATCGCAGGCGATGCATGCGGCGCATACGCTGCTCGCCTGCTGGGACGATCACGAGAGCGCGAACAATCCCTGGACCGGCGGCGCGCAACACCACCAGCCGGAAACCGAAGGCGACTGGACGGTGCGCCGCGCCAATTCGATCCGGGCCTATTTCGAATATATGCCGGTGCGCGAGCCCGAATGGCTCAGCGTGAAGGGCCGCAGCCGGATGCAGTTCTGGCGCAGCTACAGCTTCGGCGATCTTGCCACGCTCTGCACGCTCGAAACGCGCCACACCGCGCGGGCGCGGCAGGTCGATTACGCCGATTTCGTCACGAGTGACCGCAAGGAGGTAACCCGTCTGGTCGACGATGCCGTCGGCGCGCCGGGTCGTGCGCTGATTTCGCCCGAGCTCGAAAGCGATCTCTCGGCCAGTCTCAAGGCTTCGGTTGCCGCAGGCCAGCCGTGGCGGCTGATCGGCAACCAGATCGTCATCGCGCGCATCCGGGTTCCGGATGTTTCCGAACTCGGATTGCCGGCGGGCCCCGACGAGCATGGGTCGTCGCTGGCATGGCAGGGCAAATGGAACCTGCCTTCGATGCCCGACGCTTGGGACGGCTATGCCTGGGCGCGCGAGCGGTTCTACGCGCTCAGCCGCGATGCCGGGGCGGGCGACCTGATCTTCCTCTCGGGCGACAGCCATGCATTCTGGGCGAACCAGCTCGCAGATGGCAGCGGCAGACCGGCCGGTGTCGAACTGGGCACTGCGGGAATTTCCTCGCCCGGCAATTTGTTAGGCTACGGTGCGGAGGCTGCGTCGCGGATCAGCGGCGCCCTGGCCGAACACAATCCGGAAGTGCTGTGGACCGACGGAACCCACCAGGGCTACGTTCGGCTCGAACTCACCCGCGAACGGGGAACCGCCAGCTTCATTGTGATCGATACCGCGCTCAAGCCCGACTATCGCCCGTCGATCCTGCAGCGCTTCGCGGTGGAAAAGCGCAACGGGATCGTCACGCTGGCCTAA
- a CDS encoding carboxymuconolactone decarboxylase family protein produces the protein MNTRPNPFASAPQTMQRFLAFSEEVAKSGLESSLLELVKIRASQINGCANCLNMHTAEARKAGETEQRLHLLAAWHEAPCYSERERAALGWTEHLTLVAKKRAPDEAYAALDAQFTKEEQVKLTMAIIVINGWNRIAVGFDMYDKSFGW, from the coding sequence ATGAACACGCGCCCCAACCCCTTCGCTTCCGCCCCGCAGACGATGCAGCGGTTCCTCGCGTTCTCCGAGGAGGTCGCGAAAAGCGGCCTCGAGTCGAGCCTGCTCGAGCTGGTCAAGATCCGCGCCTCGCAGATCAACGGCTGTGCCAATTGCCTCAACATGCACACCGCCGAGGCGCGCAAGGCCGGCGAGACCGAGCAGCGCCTGCACTTGCTCGCCGCATGGCACGAAGCCCCCTGCTACAGCGAACGCGAGCGTGCGGCCCTCGGCTGGACCGAACATCTGACGCTGGTCGCGAAGAAGCGCGCGCCGGACGAGGCCTATGCCGCGCTTGACGCGCAGTTCACGAAGGAGGAGCAGGTCAAGCTGACCATGGCGATCATCGTGATCAACGGCTGGAACCGCATCGCAGTGGGCTTCGACATGTACGACAAGAGCTTCGGCTGGTGA
- a CDS encoding sigma-70 family RNA polymerase sigma factor, with protein MLLRVAYRMLGSMSDAEDVLQDAWLRWAADDRSEVRSPGAFLRRMVTRLCLDQLGSARARHEDYAGPWLPEPEIETEPADDVTLPLMLALERLSPLERAAFLLHDVFGESFEEIAQSLGRDAAACRQLASRARRNVQAERTRFPVEQGDGRRLAEAFFEASRSGDLSALGALLAQDVTFYADGGGKRTAVARILRGSDEVIRAQAAITRLASRFGTSQLLQYAFVNGLPGFVTREADGELQTTALLLEEGRIKAIYVMRNPDKLERLKARLH; from the coding sequence ATGCTGCTGCGCGTCGCCTACCGCATGCTCGGCTCGATGAGCGATGCCGAGGATGTGCTGCAGGATGCGTGGCTGCGCTGGGCCGCCGATGACCGCAGCGAAGTCCGCTCGCCCGGCGCGTTCCTGCGCCGGATGGTCACTCGCCTGTGCCTCGACCAGCTCGGCTCCGCCCGCGCCCGGCACGAGGACTACGCCGGGCCGTGGCTGCCCGAGCCCGAGATCGAGACCGAGCCGGCCGACGATGTGACCCTGCCGCTGATGCTCGCGCTCGAACGCCTGTCCCCGCTCGAACGCGCTGCCTTCCTGCTTCACGACGTATTCGGCGAGAGCTTCGAGGAAATCGCCCAGTCGCTCGGTCGCGATGCGGCCGCGTGCCGCCAGCTCGCGAGCCGCGCGCGGCGCAACGTCCAGGCCGAACGCACGCGCTTCCCGGTGGAGCAGGGCGACGGGCGCCGGCTCGCGGAAGCCTTCTTCGAAGCCTCCCGCAGCGGCGACCTCTCGGCGCTCGGCGCGTTGCTGGCGCAGGACGTTACCTTCTATGCCGACGGCGGGGGCAAGCGCACCGCGGTCGCCCGCATCCTGCGCGGCAGCGACGAGGTGATTCGGGCCCAGGCCGCGATCACCCGTCTCGCCAGCCGCTTCGGCACGTCGCAACTGCTGCAATATGCCTTCGTCAACGGCCTCCCCGGCTTCGTCACCCGCGAGGCCGACGGTGAACTCCAGACCACCGCGCTGCTGCTCGAGGAAGGCCGGATCAAGGCGATCTACGTGATGCGCAACCCTGACAAACTGGAGCGGCTGAAGGCGAGGCTGCATTAG
- a CDS encoding TonB-dependent receptor, which yields MKLRLLASACLLTYLPAVAHAEDAASETADNAFTLGQIVVTSDRVPASEVTIGSNTLDQKAMEAFQTTALDDAVNMIPGVVASNSGGSRNERLIFVRGFDRFQVPLSIDGIRVYLPADNRLDFGRFLTPDIAEVQVAKGYASVLDGPGGMGGEINLVTRKPTQTIEAEARGTLELDRSLDYAAYTVFGLLGTRQDQWYAQASFARSYRDHWKLPASFTPTVNEDGGDRGFSDTADWRVNAKIGWTPNATDEYSVSYTRQEGSKEAPIHLTSTVNSVRRYWTWPEWNIESLYFLSSTALSDALTLKTRAYKSNYYNMLRSFDSAAENTQTTPRSFDSPYSDTAAGGSAELDFKAGERDRLSLAVHYRRDEHNEKQLSQPDLPASTYEPNQESLENNYSVALENQFDISGSLKFTLGASYDWRDLVKAEEYNSTTKLIYSFPLKDAHGWNAQGRLDWTGADGTSAYASISSRIRFPTLFERFSSQFGTADPNPELEPERATNFEVGGAKQFGLVRASGAVFYSLLHNALVSIRTAGNLNRRENIGSADYYGAEIALDAQLTPSLSAGVNFSYTHRSFDVGDAPIGGFIREFRLTDVPAHKGMAWIQWEPVKRFTIMPSAEFTSDRMTVDPATANNDAPNYYKLDGYVNVALRADYRITERIKFGVGVKNLFDEYYELTDGFPEPGRSFFATVQAKY from the coding sequence ATGAAACTCCGCCTGCTGGCTTCGGCCTGCCTGCTCACGTACCTGCCCGCCGTCGCCCATGCCGAAGATGCGGCGTCGGAAACCGCCGACAACGCCTTCACCCTCGGCCAGATCGTCGTCACCAGCGACCGTGTGCCCGCGAGCGAAGTGACGATCGGCAGCAACACGCTCGACCAGAAGGCGATGGAAGCCTTCCAGACCACCGCGCTTGACGATGCGGTGAACATGATCCCGGGCGTGGTCGCTTCGAACAGCGGCGGCTCGCGCAACGAACGCCTGATCTTCGTGCGCGGTTTCGACCGGTTCCAGGTGCCGCTTTCGATCGACGGCATCCGGGTCTATCTTCCGGCCGACAACCGGCTCGACTTCGGGCGCTTTCTGACCCCCGACATCGCCGAAGTCCAGGTTGCCAAGGGCTATGCCTCGGTGCTCGACGGCCCCGGCGGCATGGGCGGCGAGATCAACCTCGTGACCCGCAAGCCGACCCAGACGATCGAAGCCGAAGCCCGCGGCACGCTCGAACTGGATCGCAGCCTCGACTATGCGGCCTACACCGTGTTCGGCCTGCTCGGCACCAGGCAGGACCAGTGGTATGCGCAGGCGAGCTTCGCCCGGTCCTATCGCGATCACTGGAAGCTGCCCGCCAGCTTCACCCCGACCGTGAACGAAGACGGCGGCGACCGCGGATTCTCCGACACTGCCGACTGGCGCGTCAACGCCAAGATCGGCTGGACTCCGAACGCGACCGACGAATATTCGGTCAGCTACACCCGTCAGGAAGGTTCGAAGGAAGCGCCGATCCATTTGACCTCGACCGTCAATTCGGTGCGCCGTTACTGGACCTGGCCGGAATGGAACATCGAGAGCCTGTATTTCCTCTCGTCGACCGCTCTCTCCGACGCGCTGACGCTCAAAACGCGGGCGTACAAGAGCAACTACTACAACATGCTCCGCAGCTTCGACAGCGCGGCCGAGAACACGCAGACCACCCCGCGCTCGTTCGACAGCCCCTATAGCGACACCGCCGCCGGCGGCTCTGCCGAGCTCGACTTCAAGGCCGGCGAGCGCGACCGGCTGAGCCTCGCGGTGCATTACCGCCGCGACGAGCACAATGAGAAGCAGCTTTCCCAGCCCGACCTGCCGGCTTCGACCTACGAGCCGAACCAGGAGAGCCTCGAGAACAACTACAGCGTCGCGCTGGAGAACCAGTTCGACATCTCCGGCAGCCTCAAGTTCACCCTTGGGGCAAGCTACGACTGGCGCGACCTGGTCAAGGCAGAAGAATACAACTCCACCACCAAGCTGATCTACAGCTTCCCGCTGAAGGACGCGCATGGCTGGAACGCACAGGGCCGGCTCGACTGGACCGGCGCCGACGGTACCAGCGCCTATGCCAGCATCTCGTCGCGCATCCGCTTCCCGACCCTGTTCGAGCGCTTCAGCAGTCAGTTCGGCACCGCCGATCCGAACCCCGAGCTGGAACCCGAACGCGCGACCAATTTCGAGGTCGGCGGTGCGAAGCAGTTCGGCCTGGTGCGCGCCAGCGGCGCGGTGTTCTACAGCCTGCTCCACAATGCGCTGGTCTCGATCCGCACGGCCGGCAACCTCAACCGGCGCGAGAACATCGGCTCGGCCGATTACTACGGCGCCGAGATCGCGCTCGACGCGCAGCTCACCCCGTCTCTCTCGGCCGGGGTCAACTTCAGCTACACCCACCGCAGCTTCGATGTGGGCGATGCGCCGATCGGCGGCTTCATCCGCGAATTCCGCCTGACCGACGTGCCCGCGCACAAGGGCATGGCCTGGATCCAGTGGGAGCCGGTCAAGCGCTTCACGATCATGCCGAGCGCCGAGTTCACCTCCGACCGCATGACCGTGGATCCGGCCACCGCCAACAACGACGCGCCGAACTACTACAAGCTCGATGGTTACGTGAACGTCGCGCTGCGCGCCGATTACCGGATCACCGAGCGGATCAAGTTCGGCGTCGGCGTGAAGAATCTGTTCGACGAATATTACGAGCTGACGGACGGCTTCCCCGAGCCGGGCCGCAGCTTCTTCGCCACGGTGCAGGCGAAGTACTGA
- a CDS encoding acyl-CoA thioesterase II, giving the protein MATSAAPTPEALVADLVLLLDLEPRGSDRFVGRRKKGGSGRVFGGQAIAQALGAAERTVDEDRHCHSLHCYFLRGGSEDYEIDFKVERDFDGGSFSNRRVVASQQGQPILNLTASFQTAQPGLEHQHPVMPAVPGPDELKSDAILRRELSELLPNHYRDRLLTPWPIDTRPVEPRDWMEPRKSEPVTHSWFRTVAELPDDPRVHRAVLAYASDMHLLSTSTRPHGVNWYRGEVKAASLDHAIWFHEPFRADEWLLAVTDSPWAGGSRGFNRGQIFSADGRLVASTAQEGLIRRVEPGA; this is encoded by the coding sequence ATGGCAACCAGCGCAGCCCCCACGCCCGAAGCCCTTGTCGCCGATCTGGTGCTGTTGCTGGACCTTGAGCCGCGCGGCAGCGACCGCTTCGTCGGCCGGCGCAAGAAAGGCGGCAGCGGCCGCGTGTTCGGCGGGCAGGCAATCGCGCAGGCCCTCGGCGCCGCCGAACGCACGGTCGACGAAGACCGCCATTGCCATTCGCTGCATTGCTACTTCCTGCGCGGCGGGAGCGAGGATTACGAAATCGACTTCAAGGTCGAGCGCGATTTCGACGGCGGCAGCTTCTCGAACCGCCGGGTGGTGGCGAGCCAGCAGGGCCAGCCGATCCTCAACCTCACCGCCTCGTTCCAGACCGCGCAGCCGGGGCTGGAGCACCAGCACCCGGTGATGCCCGCCGTTCCCGGCCCGGACGAGCTCAAGTCGGATGCGATCCTGCGCCGCGAGCTTTCCGAACTGCTGCCCAACCATTACCGGGATCGGCTGCTCACACCCTGGCCGATCGACACCCGGCCGGTCGAGCCGCGCGACTGGATGGAGCCGCGCAAGAGCGAGCCGGTGACCCATAGCTGGTTCCGCACCGTGGCCGAGCTGCCCGACGATCCGCGCGTCCACCGCGCGGTGCTGGCCTATGCCAGCGACATGCATTTGCTCTCCACCAGCACCCGCCCGCACGGGGTCAACTGGTATCGGGGCGAGGTCAAGGCGGCGAGCCTCGACCACGCGATCTGGTTCCACGAACCGTTCCGCGCCGACGAATGGCTGCTGGCGGTGACCGACAGCCCCTGGGCCGGCGGCTCGCGCGGCTTCAACCGCGGGCAGATCTTCTCCGCCGACGGCCGCCTGGTTGCCAGCACCGCGCAGGAAGGCCTGATCCGCCGGGTCGAACCCGGGGCCTGA
- a CDS encoding rhodanese-like domain-containing protein, whose product MREKDAFDAGRAPGAIHVPRGQLELRVNDMLPDPSVEILTVCEFGKVSTLAAATLRELGFLRATALDGGMAAWREARRTVES is encoded by the coding sequence GTGCGCGAGAAGGACGCATTCGATGCCGGCCGCGCTCCGGGCGCGATCCATGTTCCGCGCGGACAGCTGGAATTGCGGGTGAACGACATGCTGCCCGATCCTTCGGTCGAAATCCTCACCGTCTGCGAATTCGGCAAGGTCTCGACCCTCGCCGCCGCGACCTTGCGCGAACTTGGCTTCCTCCGCGCGACCGCGCTCGACGGGGGGATGGCCGCATGGCGCGAGGCGAGGCGAACAGTCGAGAGCTAG